AACCAGGCTGACAGCGGCACAGGACGCTCTGGCCCAGATCCAGACACTCTCCACCTGCAGCAGGAAACAAAACACCTGTTCAGCATCACCACATCCACAGTGCACCTGGGATTATATTTAACACTGTCAATTAAATTAAtgtaacctttaaagacctaaaaGTGTTTTGGTAGTGAcccccaaatgacattttctgaccatttaacctttcctaagtgatttttctcattttttgttaatattaccctgtgtgttttgcatttttcagcaaaaatctggcATTACAttgatttccaaatgatttttcctttACATCAAACCTTTCCTAGTGGTTTACTCTTCCATCCTTtccatttttagtgaaaatcatataCATGTATACCTTTAACTACAAGACAtggaaatattgtacatgttaGATATTGCGATGTGTGTACCAAAATCcaataaaaaagatttttaaaaaatcatatacatctaatttactgatcatgtagatgttcataaaagctcagagtaaattcaaaggttattctatcaaatcactgagaaaactgagaaaaaaaagggactttttacgaaaaaaaaaaaaaaattaaacagttcATTTTTCTTTACGTCTCATGAAATGAATTTGCAagattcaaaaattacactggagatattaacaCACTTAAGGATGTAcaacattttacttcaggggccacatacagaccaattcaatctcaagttggtccgaccagtaaaataatagcatgaaaattaataaataatgacaactgtaatcattttccctttgttttagtgtaaaaaaagtaaaattatacaatgaAAATATGAATGATTTGTGCAGGTGTAGTGTGCACTTGCTGTTGTGTCATGTTTGTAATTGGAATGTTGCATTTATTTGCTTACTTTTGCAAGCTGaaatttaaaatcaataaaaacaattgactacaaaaaaaaaaaaagaaattatgaataatctaaacaacctgaaatttgttaagaaaaataagtggaattttacaatatttgtcctgttactgaatgttttgtgtatttgtagatctgtaagctgtgatgcacatgtgtaaatgagagaCTGAGCAgaatatttcagattgttcatggttGTCTAATATTATCCATATTTTctaaaaaggacagtttatagatataAATAGAGACAAGttaggagttgacattacttatatgttattatgttattattttattttatttttgatccacttgagatcatattgggctgaatgttacagtggcccagaggtgcaacagcacaaaaaattatccactataagaaaaataaaagagaacagcccaaaaaaattatccactataagaaaaataaaagagaacaccccaaaaaaattatccactataagaaaaaaaagacaacagcccaaaaaaattatccactataagaaaaaaaagacaaccgccccaaaaaattatccactataagaaaaaaaagaacagcccaaaaaattatcgactataagaaaaaaaaagagaacagcccaaaaaattatccactatttttaaataactttatttttagcgcaccaacctccacttccggtaagttacttcgttagcattagccacattagctaaaggccttaaaaattttgagcatatgcttttattttttgtggtggcctaaattttaaagcaagagatctTTTGGGTAAACAACacccccttaactgaaaaggtggatgatttttattatttttttaaaatatatatatatagtagataattttttgggctgttctctttttttcttataatggcaattttttgggctgttgtctttttttttcttttagtggataattttttgggctgttctctttttttattatagtggatacttttttaggctgttctctttttttcttatactggatacttttttgggctgttctctttttttttttttcttatactgcataattttttgggctgttacacctctgggccaccgtagaaatgtggctcctgaactaaaatgactttgacactcaTTCAGTCTcattcagtgaaataaaaaaccTGTTGAATTGCCCTCCATCCACCATGTGTCGCCATAGTAAAGGCCTGTATCTCTCCCCCTCTCACCGTTCAGACAGGGCCTGTTGCTGCATCGGTCCAGTTTCTTCTCGCAGTTGGAGCCGGTGTAGCTGGGGGGGCAGCGGCACGTGTATCCTCCGGTCATCGTCTCCACGCAGGTGCCACCGTTGAAGCAGGGACCATCTGCGCATGTCATGGCGATGATCTCACAGTTTTTACCGTAGAATCCTTGAGGGCAGGTACAGGAGTAGTCGTTCTCCAAATCCTGTAAAAAGTGAAAGAACAACTAAGTTAAGCTCAAGTATGGAATTGTAGAGTTGGTGAGAGAGTTGAAAATATGAGTTTGGATAAAGGATGTAAAACAGGGATGGTCAGCTGCTTTTCCTAGGGGCCACAATGACTCAAAtatgactatctatctatctatctatctatctatctatctatctatctatctatctatctatctatctatctatctatctatctatctatctatctatctatctatctatctatctatctatctatctatctatctatctatctatctatgcatctTGAGAAACGTTTATCCCTCTTAAACCTAAATAGCCAGtacagcattttattttattgttgtttatttgtttattttttggagGCTGTGTCTTTTGAGGCTGTGCATATGTTTCTTGCTGTgtatgaagaaaagagaatgataaataaatgttgtcctgagacccaacaatgcatgtttgtcctctgtagtggactaGAATGTCACAGCTTGACTTAACAGATGCTGTCCACTgctaaggacattccattaaaaaataaaaagttagttTGTTaattagtgtagttttatttcgagcccacagaatcatcagataataAAGAACCATACAATATGGTCAAACAAAAATTTTCTGCACTCGAAaagtgtatctgaaaaaactgttgcatcatgcagtttccaatcaaggcaattattgaatgtaaaaaaagctaaaagttGTCCCTTCTggtactcaggaggatatgtagGATCATTCCAACTGTGcataaacaacaaagataaagtttTGTCTCTTTACTGTAAACCTGTCCGGTGAATGATGACACCTATTGTTGTTGGTCTTTGTCCTAAAGTCAGAACtgaacatggagaatcagcgttcagtttctatgttccgtatatctggaacaaactaccagaaaatatcaggtcttctgagagtctgagttctttaaagtcaaggttaaagactcacctgttcactgctgcctttgacaaaaaggcttttgacttttaaattttatattatatattgaaactctgcactgcaactcttactttaatatgtgtgtatttttatatttttggattttatgtgttgttttcttacttgctgtttttaatcaccttgtatatgtttcttttataatgttttaaatgtgtttctttttccttctcattgtatttcaatgtcctatGTGAAGCACCTTCaactgccttgttgctgaaatgtgtgatacaaataaactttccttgccttgcctaaagaGGTGTAACCCTGTTCTATACTTACATTGCAGCTGCCTCCATTCTTGCAGGGGTTGCTGTCACACTCGTTGGTTTCCAGCTCACAGTTGGTTCCTCCAAAGCCGGGCCTGCAGGTACAGGTGTAGCTGCCCTGGCCGGTGTTGGTGCAAGTGGCCCCATTGGCGCAGGGTTTGTGGTTGGTGCAGTAGTTGAGATCCTGGTCGCAGAAGAGACCACCCCAACCCTCCTGACAGTTACACTGCCACGGCTGGCTGCAGGTCCCATGAAGGCATCCTGGGTAGCGCACGCATTCATTGCATGAGGGGCCCTGCCAGCCCATACGACACGTACATCCCCCAGGGGCCTCGCAGTAGCCATGCCTCTCACTGCAGTCCGCTGAGCAGATGGCTGTaaagaaagggggagggggggggggacggGACTGATTACAATGGGCACGCCTTCTCATACATCTCACAACACACATGTACAGGGCCCCCTGTCTGACCCCAGCCCTGCTCCAGACTTCACTGTTGGTTAAGCATTAAGCCAAGCAGCTGGTAGGCACACCGCCGCAGAAAAACGCTTTCTTTTCATCTGCTCcccatctcacacacacacacacacacacacacccagatcACCTTGAAATACGTGTGTGTCTAATGGAGGCTACAGCTCTTTCTCTCATTGTAACAAGAGAACAAAAGGCAGATGGAACAGCACAGACCTCACTGCAACAGAGTAAAACATAACACTACAGGACGTCCCCCAGATAAAGGAAATACTTCATACCATCTGAATAGACCCCTGCCCAAACTGTCCGCTCTATGATCAGAGTTATTTCACTGGCTCTGAGAGGTAACAAATACATTATTCATCCATGCCTTCACAAAGAATGAGCTGAGGTTTACAGTTCTTAAGAGGAAAAATATGTCCTATGATATCAGTCTTTTGTGATTTCACTACTTTTGTTTTCCTTAGTCTCTAAAGACAGAGATTTCTTTGATGTTTTGTGAAATATATTCCTTGTACACTTCAGGGAGACACTGTTAAGAATGATGTGCTTTCAAGGCATCTTCTTTAAGGAACTACAGTGatattatatgtatattagtTTTACGTATTGACCCTCAGTGGTCCAAGggtattttctcaatttttacaTACTTTATTAAATGCACTTTTTAAAAGTACCTGCAAACAACCTAGTGTTTTCACAGTTTTCAGTCTCAGATTTATGTATactatttttgcagtgaataatGATAATTCAGCCCAAATGCTGAAAGTTTGAGGTCAGATTTGTGAAAGAAGAAATTTGCAATACTGAGGAGAATTTAGAAAAACACCTTGGTCTTACCTTAATCTAAACCTATAAGTTCTTctgttttcttatgttttgtGTTTCTAGTGTCTGTTGTAGGGACTTCCTATTTTCACTGAGCCATTGAATTCTACTTTTCTCACTTAGAGAGAATGCTGTAAAAGAGTCTGGTTACCATGCGCTGACTTACGCTCAGAGCAGTAGTTTCCCTTCCATCCTTCCAGGCAGATGCGGTTGCCCTCCTCGTCGCAGGTGTAGTGTCCCAGAGTGTCGTCTCTCGGCCTGCAGTAGTCTGCGCAGCCGTCTCCAAAGTAATACTCGTCGCAGAAGACGTGGTAAGAATAACGCAGTTCGCTCTGCTCCCCAAAGTGCACGTCCTGGGACCAGTCTTCACCGATGGCCAGTCTCCTTCTGGTGGCCAGGCGGCTCACAAGGTTGTTCTGGTTGTCTGTGGAGGAGAATTGGAATTAAACGAAATGTTGACAAGGAAACAGCGCGTAAAAGACGGTTGCGCGCCAATGCCAGTTATCCAAACTGGCATCTAGTCCAGTTAGTGAATGGACAAAGAAAAACACTCACCTGTGTATTCAGTCTGAGATTCAGCGTTCCAAGCTTCAATGATCAATGAAAATGTTCCCTAGAGGAGAAAAAACATGCGTTTATTGTTTGGTACTTGCAGACTCATGATACATGCTTTTACGCGTAAATGGCACAGTCAGGACTTAACCCCAACTTGTCCCACAACTCTACCCATGATGCAGTTGAGGCATTTATATTAAAACGAATTACAACAGATTAAAACTAGGATCTTCTGTGCAAAAGTTTCCATTTACCGGCCACTTGAAGTGGAAGGGCACCCGAATGGGAGCGCTGCTGGAGATTGAGGTGTGATCGGCTCTGATGACATTGGTCTGTCCGGTACCGAAGGTGCAAGGTGGCTCTGCTGAGATCACATCCTCTGGGTGTTTCAGGCAGATTCTGAAAAATATATGGCAGTCTCTGTGTCTTCTGCAGATGCGGTGCGCCGTGTGGAATGAATGAATTTTGAGCTCAAACACTCCAGAGGATAAAACCTGCAATGACAGAATAATTACATCAGGTCTTCACATCAGACATGCCGTGCGTAAAGGCTGTTTTAAGACAAACATCATCAGAATACTTACAACGTTCACTAAGGCCAGAGCCAAGAGGTATCTTATGTGTAGATGTGCCATTTCTTCTCAGAGTTTGTTTTCAGATCTAAGTTTATGTCCGCATTCGTTGTGCCCGATAGTGTTCCCAAAGGTGCACgtgataaaagtaaaagaaaaccgTCAAAAAAGTTTCATCACTGTAAAATCCTCCTGGTATCCGtatcctcttcttctcttttcttcttattGAGGTATATTCCTCTTCTCCTCCCTCGCCGGTACTTCACTTGTTTTGGTTCTGGTGCGTAAAGATGCAGACTGCTTTTATACCCCTGATGTAGTGCGTCACGGCCAAAGAGGTGGAGCCCACGCGGACCTCAGGGGAGCTGCGGACCTGCCTGGGGAGTTAGACAACCCACACTACATCTGGACAAAACCCTTAATGCGAATATGCATTAGAAGCTGTTTGGGGTTTCTGCATGAATGttaatgaaccagagaagagtaAACAGTGGAGCGTGTGATGACATGTAAGACACTGTATGACGATAAAGTAATTTTTTATGtaatgtttttgtattatcaAACATTTTGGGGCTGGATTGCGAGAGAATAACGGGAATAAACTACAATGGATGGACAGAAAGTAGTTGAAGACACAGCACTAAAATcttatagtaaaacactgacatagacctttttttttgcattgtgaaCACTTGgaacacttttacttgagttttTAGAGTACAACTTTTACTTgttgagtattttcacagtgtggttaTTGTACTTAGTTCAACAATAGGACTTGACTCATGAATTCTCCACCagtctaaaaaataataattcctgTGCACCAATTAGGATGCCAACGCAGGAAGACTTTACGCATCActttaaagttgttgttttttttatgtaacatttttgtataatcaAACATTTTGGGGCTGGATTGCGAGCGAATAACGGGAATAAACTCCAATGGAAATGATGGTTCTCACTACTCAACAATACAGAAAGTATTTGAAGACACAGCAGTAAAATcttatagtaaaacactgacacagacctttttttttgcattgtgaaCACTTGgaacacttttacttgagttttTAGAGTacaacttttacttgagtattttcCCAGTGTGGTTTTAGTATTTAGTTCAAGTATAGGACTTGACTCGTGAAT
The Sphaeramia orbicularis chromosome 14, fSphaOr1.1, whole genome shotgun sequence DNA segment above includes these coding regions:
- the dlb gene encoding delta-like protein B; the protein is MAHLHIRYLLALALVNVVLSSGVFELKIHSFHTAHRICRRHRDCHIFFRICLKHPEDVISAEPPCTFGTGQTNVIRADHTSISSSAPIRVPFHFKWPGTFSLIIEAWNAESQTEYTDNQNNLVSRLATRRRLAIGEDWSQDVHFGEQSELRYSYHVFCDEYYFGDGCADYCRPRDDTLGHYTCDEEGNRICLEGWKGNYCSEPICSADCSERHGYCEAPGGCTCRMGWQGPSCNECVRYPGCLHGTCSQPWQCNCQEGWGGLFCDQDLNYCTNHKPCANGATCTNTGQGSYTCTCRPGFGGTNCELETNECDSNPCKNGGSCNDLENDYSCTCPQGFYGKNCEIIAMTCADGPCFNGGTCVETMTGGYTCRCPPSYTGSNCEKKLDRCSNRPCLNGGECLDLGQSVLCRCQPGFTGANCQVNIDDCASGPCENAGTCQDGVNDYTCSCTLGYTGKNCSVRSDACGARPCQNGGTCFTHFTGPVCQCPKGFMGPSCEFTLQPSFKPALRQTSQPTSATLTVSCVLAILVLVLVGGIIFLRRRRRMQGRKQLSDVAVYNDLEAVNNLGGSERDSFLGPNGLFKISNSTARLSLSLCPDGRPGFRHNPVENSRTRDFMWRDEVGLGSAAGLR